In Dyadobacter sp. NIV53, a single window of DNA contains:
- a CDS encoding DEAD/DEAH box helicase: protein MKVSPLEPFKIVYSILAHEYLGYIFESFVVQLNAQGDFSYQIQSISSKNIQEFSNGLDVTDFELVQLIDDIQQDTIVKKFNTRKLNAVDFFLKIYDSQKGDKAVQEVITIYLEKIKASILEKLEGKDLFIMGSDGNPLWKPIIREEEKATIRFHFVRNEDNTHYFPTIKHKYEKLDFQYKNAILICDEPAWLEVDGHLYHFAGHVDGKKIKPFLAKKFIAIPANVEEQYYRKFVAPLIASYDVVARGFEIRNIASAPKTILTISDHIVNTRKEELLLFANSHEKETIVEEEDDNDVTLDLSFQYGNFFFHFDSLASQSSVSIEKKGPDYFFHKVKRDIITERHNVAHLKDWGLNIRNGTIKMPKSQAFGWLQGNANLLTENGIIVRQNTTDAKRYFLGYSSLDISIQEGRDWFDINAKVQFGEFEIPFIQLKNYILNQKKEFVLPNGEIAVIPEWWFTKYSELFSFTEHDHESDHLRLKMHHLALVQELREENLATAVISRKLENLRDFNHIESSVPPLNFNGTLRPYQKSGYDWLHFLHQYHFGGCLADDMGLGKTVQTLAFLQSQKEAGIVEPSLLVMPTSLLYNWVLEAKRFTPGLKVMLYTGTYREKDPAQFTGYDLILTSYGIVRLDIDLIKSYRFNYVILDESQAIKNPSSNITKAVRKLNSANRLILTGTPIENSTLDLWSQMSFVNPGLLGSQPFFRDEFQIPIEKKNDEEKSKRLYNLIKPFILRRLKSQVATDLPEKVESIQYCEMSEEQEKAYEEAKTYYRNIILQSIDSDGISKSQMVVLQGLTKLRQLANHPKMIDPAYEDSSGKFEDVLHKIQTVISENHKILIFSQYIKHLDLFRNFLEGKKISYSYLDGSTKDRQTQVENFQTDDDIKVFLISLKAGGLGLNLTAADYVFILDPWWNPAIEAQAVDRAHRIGQDRTVFTYKFITKNSVEEKILSLQRTKKQLADDLISSEDGFVKSLTREDVLSLLT, encoded by the coding sequence ATGAAAGTATCGCCTCTCGAACCCTTCAAGATCGTATATTCTATTCTTGCCCATGAATATCTTGGATATATCTTCGAATCTTTTGTAGTTCAGTTAAATGCACAGGGCGATTTTTCTTATCAGATTCAAAGCATTTCTTCCAAAAATATTCAGGAATTCAGCAATGGCCTTGATGTGACGGATTTTGAACTGGTCCAATTGATTGATGACATTCAGCAGGATACTATTGTAAAAAAATTCAATACCAGAAAATTAAATGCAGTTGATTTTTTTCTGAAAATTTATGATTCTCAAAAGGGAGATAAGGCCGTACAGGAAGTAATTACCATATACCTTGAAAAAATCAAGGCCAGTATTCTGGAAAAGCTTGAAGGAAAGGATTTGTTTATTATGGGAAGTGATGGGAATCCGCTTTGGAAACCCATTATCCGGGAAGAAGAAAAAGCGACTATCCGCTTTCATTTTGTAAGAAACGAAGACAATACCCATTATTTCCCCACGATTAAGCACAAATACGAAAAACTTGATTTCCAGTATAAAAATGCCATTCTGATCTGTGATGAACCTGCATGGCTGGAAGTAGACGGACATCTTTACCATTTTGCCGGCCACGTGGATGGAAAGAAAATTAAACCGTTTCTGGCAAAAAAATTCATTGCTATTCCTGCAAATGTTGAGGAACAATATTATCGAAAGTTTGTAGCTCCGCTTATTGCATCCTATGATGTTGTAGCCCGTGGTTTTGAAATAAGAAATATAGCTTCTGCACCAAAAACGATATTAACAATTTCCGACCATATCGTTAATACCAGAAAAGAAGAACTTTTACTTTTTGCCAATTCACATGAAAAGGAAACTATAGTTGAAGAAGAAGATGATAACGATGTAACATTGGATTTGTCGTTTCAATACGGAAACTTCTTTTTCCATTTTGATAGCCTCGCCAGCCAGTCGAGTGTTTCAATAGAAAAAAAAGGGCCGGATTATTTCTTTCACAAAGTAAAGCGAGATATTATCACTGAACGCCACAATGTAGCCCATTTGAAAGATTGGGGGTTGAACATTCGTAACGGAACGATTAAGATGCCAAAATCCCAGGCATTTGGATGGTTACAAGGTAATGCAAATCTCCTTACTGAAAATGGCATAATTGTCAGGCAAAATACTACTGACGCCAAACGTTACTTTTTGGGTTATTCTTCTTTGGATATTTCCATTCAGGAAGGCAGGGATTGGTTTGATATTAATGCAAAAGTGCAATTCGGTGAATTTGAAATTCCTTTTATCCAGTTAAAAAACTATATTCTCAATCAGAAAAAGGAATTCGTACTGCCAAATGGAGAAATAGCTGTTATACCTGAATGGTGGTTTACAAAGTATTCAGAATTGTTTTCATTTACTGAACATGACCACGAAAGCGATCATTTGCGCTTAAAAATGCATCATCTTGCATTGGTTCAGGAATTAAGAGAAGAAAATCTTGCGACTGCTGTTATTAGTAGAAAACTCGAAAATTTGAGGGATTTTAATCATATTGAATCCAGTGTGCCTCCTTTAAATTTTAACGGGACATTACGTCCATATCAAAAATCGGGCTACGATTGGCTGCATTTTTTACACCAATATCATTTTGGCGGTTGTCTGGCGGATGATATGGGATTAGGAAAAACAGTGCAGACACTTGCATTTTTGCAATCACAAAAAGAAGCCGGAATCGTGGAACCATCTTTGCTGGTGATGCCTACATCCCTGTTATATAACTGGGTATTGGAAGCAAAACGATTTACTCCGGGTCTGAAGGTGATGCTTTATACCGGAACATATCGTGAAAAAGATCCTGCTCAATTTACCGGCTACGACCTCATTCTGACCTCATATGGTATTGTCAGGCTGGATATTGATTTGATCAAATCTTACCGTTTCAACTATGTTATTCTGGATGAATCCCAAGCCATAAAAAATCCTTCGTCTAATATTACAAAAGCAGTCAGAAAGTTAAATTCAGCGAATCGACTAATACTTACCGGCACACCGATTGAAAATAGTACGCTTGATCTTTGGTCGCAGATGTCTTTCGTAAATCCGGGATTACTGGGTAGCCAGCCTTTTTTTCGGGATGAATTTCAGATTCCAATTGAAAAAAAGAATGATGAGGAGAAAAGTAAACGGCTTTATAATTTAATAAAACCGTTTATTTTACGGCGTCTTAAATCTCAGGTTGCAACGGATCTTCCCGAAAAAGTGGAAAGTATCCAGTATTGTGAAATGTCAGAAGAACAGGAAAAAGCATACGAAGAAGCGAAGACTTATTACCGCAATATCATCTTACAAAGTATAGACTCGGATGGCATTTCCAAGTCTCAAATGGTTGTTTTACAAGGTTTGACAAAATTAAGGCAATTGGCAAATCATCCTAAAATGATTGATCCGGCTTACGAAGACAGCTCTGGAAAATTTGAAGATGTGCTGCATAAGATTCAGACTGTAATCAGTGAGAACCATAAAATATTGATTTTCAGTCAATACATCAAGCACCTGGATCTGTTCAGGAATTTTCTGGAAGGCAAAAAAATCTCGTATTCTTATTTGGATGGCTCAACGAAGGATCGTCAGACGCAGGTTGAAAATTTTCAGACAGATGATGATATCAAAGTTTTCCTGATCTCGTTAAAAGCAGGAGGTCTGGGACTGAATCTTACAGCAGCAGACTATGTATTTATCCTTGATCCATGGTGGAATCCTGCCATTGAAGCACAAGCGGTAGACAGAGCACACCGGATTGGACAAGACCGCACCGTATTTACCTATAAATTTATTACCAAAAACTCTGTTGAGGAAAAGATCCTTTCTTTACAAAGAACAAAAAAACAGCTGGCTGACGATTTAATATCCAGTGAGGACGGATTTGTCAAATCACTTACGAGGGAAGATGTATTGAGCTTACTAACTTAA